Proteins encoded in a region of the Candidatus Nitrosomarinus catalina genome:
- a CDS encoding DUF2024 family protein, producing MEIHVYDTYVKAADGHTMHFDVITGEKDHPKAIEYGKEWLKEIGEGEAQMTQNECTFCHSQSCPEPVEQAIKEKGYFIQKMEGCP from the coding sequence ATGGAAATTCACGTATACGACACTTATGTCAAAGCAGCAGACGGTCACACAATGCACTTTGATGTAATTACGGGTGAAAAAGATCATCCTAAAGCCATAGAATATGGCAAAGAATGGTTGAAAGAGATAGGAGAAGGAGAAGCACAAATGACACAAAATGAATGTACATTTTGCCACTCACAATCTTGTCCAGAGCCTGTAGAGCAGGCAATTAAGGAAAAAGGCTATTTCATTCAAAAAATGGAAGGCTGTCCTTAA